Within the Dryobates pubescens isolate bDryPub1 chromosome 25, bDryPub1.pri, whole genome shotgun sequence genome, the region cctgggggtggttagtctggagaggagaaggctgagaggggatttaataaatgtttatcaatatctgagggctgggggtcaagagggaggggcagagcagtctctgctcacctgcaccctgtgataggacaaggggtagtgaatggaaactccagcacaggaagttccacctcaacataagaaggaacttcttcactgtgagggtcacagagcactggaacaggctgcccaaagaggttgtggagtctcctgctctgaagaCTTTCCAGCCACatctggatgaattcctgtgtgacctgtgctggattctatggtcctgctctggcaggggagttagacttgatgatctctggtggtccctttcagcccctagcatcctgtgatcctgtacaTGTGTCTGTAGGAAATACTGCAAGAGAAGGCcagcctgctgaggagcagacaTCCCAGGGAACGCACCTGCTTAGGGCAACCCTCAGCCAAAAGGCCACGGTGCTAGGCACATGCTTCCTGTCAGGCAGACACACACGCACTCGGCATGATAAAAAATGTGTCTCAGAGCCTAACCCAATATGCTGTGCCCAGGACTGTCTCCTCATAATGTTTGAATTGCCCTAACAGTCACTTGTCCCTTGCAGGTTTAGGTCTGAACATCCACCTGATGTATGCTGGGGAATGTGCCCCACAGAAGCTCCGGGGGCTCACTGCCATAACAGCTTCGACTGCCATTGCCATTGGGAAGCTTGCAGGGTTTGCTCTGGGGCTCAAGTAAGTGGCTATGAGACCCATTTCAGGCAGTCTGTTATTAAAAGTTGTGCAGACATCAGGGCAAGCCTATGGGCAGGCAAACGTGCAGTTCCTTTCAGGGCACCctaagcagccaggctgaattAGCTCAGCCCAGATGCTGGACTTAAAGGCTTGGCAAACAGAAATCACATAAAATATTTAGTCCTGGAGAACAACATTGCTTCCtaatgaggacagactgagataCAGAGAATAAAAGACCTGAATAGATTTCAGTGGGTTGAAAGAAATCCATCTTTTCTAAGAAATGGCCTGTAGTTGCCATTCTTTTAGGCATATCAGGGAATATCAGATTCATCCAAACTTTCTTGAGCATGCACACAGGCTGGCACATCCTCTCcttgagcacacacacacaacctgaAAGCTATGGTGGATTCATTGCCTCCAGCACAGGTTCTTTGTGCACAGgtttcttctgcctgtcctgtttCAAAGATAGTTCTCATTAggaaacacagcagctgctgtttgggGCAGTCAGTGCCAGACTCATTACCCCTGGATAATGTCCTCATTGTAACTTGGGCACCCTTTGGCTCAGAAGCAGAGGGATAAGCCACCACAGGTTCTTTCCTCAGCCCTTGTGCCAGGACAGTGTTCATTCCTGTGGGCCttcagctgtggcaggaggatgcagccagcCTTGCTGTGCTCACCACTGAGCAACAGGTGGCAACAACAATTCTTGTGCTgctctcccttctgctccccttGAGACTTTCTAGGCTGAGAAATGCTGGAGATTCCTGGGTGAGAGCTGCATGGTTGCTcagctctggttttgtttcagggAGGTTCtcggagtagatgatctctggccTGTTCTCATGGCAACCAACGCAATTCCTGCCCTCATTCAGCTTCTCACCCTCCCCTTCTTCCCAGACTCTCCTCGCTACCTGCTCATTGACAAAAAGGACAAGGAGGCATGCCTCAAAGGTAAGGACATGGACCACAAAGCTTTGGTCTGTGGAAAACAgtaaaggctggaaaagagatgGAGTTGGGAAAAAGATCAGCTCTCAACCCACCTTCAGGTTTAATGAAAGACAGCCTCCTCTGGTTTCATACTGGTGCTCTCTTGGCACTAGTATTTCCCTTGCCCTCTGCCAGGACCCTCCCAGGGACATGCGTACATAGAGCCTGTATTTCCACCACCCcagactctgccctgatgagtgggggtgtggatatggcactttcTGGCTCTAAGAAAGGAatgctgtggtggtgagagaaagttcagttctccctcccccacaaagaaaacacaactaactcagtcggagaagcaaaatggatatgagctatatttacaagcaggatgaggtgcagtgaatatatacacaatatacagtatttacaatatatacagaagtATACAACAAAGAAAGtaacacagaacaaaactccctcctcctgccagaggagggttcccctccccgtaccccctctctcccccttcctcccttttttcccaaaaaggggtttgagagagaaaaggtaattatcaAGGAggaaaattctgttagctcaaagcgcataaaagaattattttttcttatctgttattcaaggtcagctctgtcctgcagctgttgctcaaagagaagcagagaaacaggcagaaaaagagagagaactgaactgactgagactcaaacagaactaaaacttaaagttgcattttacctatctaccaatgaaattaatttagaatatcatgttttcattgtcttcacCAAAACATCAAGCCaaagtgttccagcaactgtccctttcttaaaggcacagcctaaaacggtcacagaTGCTCTGTCCTGCCATGCCCTATCTGTAACATTGCAGTTCTTCAGTAACCTTGACAGCAACTGCTGACATCAGCAGAGAAACAGCCATTGAGGGGTTTTAGCTATCAAAGAGAAAAACTCTGTGCATGGAGACTTATTTTTTGATGCAGGAGGTGTTTCCCTCTCTGCATTTTAATGTGTGCCCTAGAACTGCACCTTTAGCAGCAAGATATTTGGGGAGGGACTGGTAAGGGTGTGATTTACATTGAGAGCCCATAAGCAGCTATTGGCCACAGGTAAGGTCAAAAATTTATGTGTATGAAATACACCCATAAAGATCCATAAAACAGCAGTGAACTGGATCTGTGTCTAATTCAAAGCCAGGTCTCTAGAAAGTTCACACATGCAAACAGCTCAAAGCTCAAATATGGCACTGCAAGGCAGAAAACAATGCTCTGAAGTCAAGTCTGCACTGGTGAGCCTGGACAAGGAGtcatcttctcttttcctctccttccagctgtgaagcagctctggggtaaTGGTGACCACAAGGCCGAAATAGATGACATGGTGGCAGAGCAAGAAGCTATCTGTGGGGAGGAAGCTAAGAGTGTTTGTGACCTGATTCGTGACCGATCTGTCCGCTGGCAGCTCATCACTCTCTTCCTGGTCTCCTCCTGCATGCAGTTAATTGGTGCCAACATGGTTGGTgtgctccttctccctgctttctAGATTGCTAACAGATCCTTGGGTCTGCAGCAAGCAGTAccatgctggctgcagcactggctgTAGAGAGGGATCTGGTGTTACAGTTTATTgccattttttccccatggaAGTTTGAACCTGGGATatgttatagaatcacagattgcactgggttgaaAGGACTCTTGAAGGTCATTTtgtccagcctcccttcaatgagcagggacatctccaactaggcCAGGTCAAGAACTGTTTTAGTAAGTGGCATCTGAAGGCATCTCTATGGATTACCCTGTTATGatgagagaagggaggggataCGATAAAATCTCAGACACAGAACAACTAGAGAGCAGCACAACCTCCCCTGGGTATGTGAACTCCAGAATGTCCTGCCCAAAACTGCCCATCCATTCCAGTACAGACTGAGTCTGCTTTGTAACGAACACTGACACTGCATTTCCATCCTTTAACctctttgggtttctttctccATTCTTGAACTCTGCTCCTTCTCAGAGCATAGACAATGACAACATCCCAGTAATGTATGTGACAGTTACTGATAGCCACCTTTGCTGTGGAGATCTCCCTGTTTCAGTAGGTAGTAATGAGTGTTGAAACAGTTATTATATAAAATGAACTCTTAGCAAAAGCATAAAAGCTTCCAAATTCAGATGAATTTTGCAAATAAGAAAGACTTCAGGATTCACAAGACACCTTTCTGTCCCCACTACTGCAGCAGGAACTATACCCTTAAGAAACTGGGCATGTTAACAGTGGGATTTCTTACACTTTGGGAGTGCTTAaatccagggggaaaaaaaaaatcatgatcCAAATCACTGAAAAAGATAATGTCAATAATTTGGTTAGCATGTACTGTCTACATTTCTGTGTGCTCCTCACCCAAAGGGCTCACTAAAACAAGTGAAAGATGTCAGAATTCTAACCTATAACATAAGGCAAAGGCAATGCtaagagcaaagaaaagaagaagaaaaggtctGTTTCGTTACTGAGTTCAAAACAGAACTGCTAATAAAAGCTGTTCTGCACAAATAAGCTTCATGAAAACATCAAGGAATAGTTTTCAAGGAGGTTTTCTCTTTAGGCcaaattaatttttctctgTTGAAAAGCAAAAGAGAGAAGCTAGTGTAGATGTGTCCAGATGGGTACAGCCTTCATGCATTTCTCTGCTTTCTAGGTTTACTTTTATGCATACAATATCTTCATCAAGGCTGGAATCCCCCCGGATCAAACCCACTATGTCTCCCTGGGAGTTGGGATCACCGAGATCCTCACCACGGTTCTGTGTGTAAGTGGATCCTCGGCTGAgtttcattttgctgtgctATGTGGTTCAGGTCAGTCTTTAGGACTGCTGGAAATGCAGCTTCAGGAATCAAACTGCTACAACTAATCAACCATAATACTTAGCAGAGGTCACACAGAATTGTCTCCACACACCCTGAGAACATGAGCATTTATGTTCCATTTCCTGGAGGACAGGAAAGCTGCTCCCTCAAAATCACCACTCACCCTGAGCCGGTCCTAGTTCCCAGTTCCCTCCTGCAGGAAGGGCAGATGACAGTCCCTGTGCCCACTATTCAGTGGAACTCATGCTGTAGGATTCATGGCCATTACCAGTGCAAGCATTTACTCCTTGCTTCTCTTCCCTGGCTGTCCTTTGCCTGCAGAGTGCCACCTCAGgcctcccctgcccaggcaattctccaggcagccctgcagctgcccaccttcccctgctccctgcagctcctggtcctgctctgtcacccccaaTGTCTTTACTCACTCTCCAGAAGAGGTACCACATCCCAGTCCCTGACTCCAGAGATGCCCGGCCTGGGGGCAGAGAGCCAGAGATGCCTGACTGGAGCAGCTCACCAGAGCTTGCCTCCTTTGGAGCTGACAATATGTCCTCCTGGTTGCAGGGCTTCCTGATTGAGCGTGCAGGGAGGAAGACCCTGCTGTGGAGAAGCTACACAGTTATGGCTTTGGTTTTAGGGCTCCTCACCACCACGCTTTCACTACAGGTAAGACCCCACTCAGGTGTTAGAGATGTGTCCTGTCCTCATCTGTTATCACATGGCAGATACCATTCCTATTTCCTTCCCCTCAAATCAATTTCTTAGTGGGAGCAGAAGTATCCTTGGGGTAATTATCACACTAACAGAGGTCTGTTCCCAGTCGTGTCCATGGCTTCACACAGCCATGCTCACTGACAAGACTCTCATCTCCTTGTGAAGTTTCTGGCAGTAAACAGATGTATGCTTAAGCACTGACATACTTAGCAGTGATAAATGTTTCTGATGGAGCTGGATAAATACTATTTTCATTTctgattttgtttgcttgccgTTTCCTACCACAGGACTCCTTTTCCTGGGTACCatactgctctgctgcactcaTCTTTATTTTCATCATGTGCTTTGGTGTTGGGCCAGGTTGGTATTTTCTGCTAGAATGGTTTAATGTACATATTCTTTCTTCACCACAGCCTTTAGGAGAGGTTCTAGGCATAAGTGGTCCAGAGTTAGCATGAATCCCCCTGCTTCTGATTCAGTGCAGGACAGATGTTCCCCACTCCCTTGCTGTGATAGGAGGtaaaacttcacagaatcacagaatgccaggggctagaagggacctcaagggagcatccagtccaacccctgagcaggatcacctagagcagatcacacagaaacacatccaggcaggtcttgaatatctccagagagggagactccacaacccccctgtgcagcctgctccagggctctgtcaccctcataggggaaaaattcttcatgtttccatggaacttcctatgcctcaacttccaccattgccctttgtgctgtcattgggcatcacccagcagagcctggctccatcttctgggcactcaccctgcacatctctaTAAACATGTCGTGGTTTGGGAGGCCAATTtctcccaccacgggcaaaaataacgactcagacaaacggactgcaaaaaatggtggaaagtttaagtggaaaaacaatgaaagttttacagaaaaccacaagcactgtgacaaagagagagagatccaaaaaacccccccatatccccacctgggggtacacccaaagcccaacctcccccccagctcttttcccccccacaacccagccttgggcctgggcaggcccaatggaggcagctcagccattttACTTAGGCACTggtgagggaggaaagaggaagtgaagaccctgcACTGATgtattataggggagcagggcattatgggaatgaatacctggtttcctgtgaccaccccctgcactgggcccaccccttgggacatcccaggtgtggtctgtgcagtggcatgcgggccagcacccagcctaaaccaccacaaaacattaatgaggtcagccctcaggctcctctgttccaagctacagagccctcagctccctcaagctcttctcataaggaagatgttccactcccctaatagtttttgtggctctgtgctggactctttcatacagttccctgaggtccttcctgaactgaggggcccagaactggacacaatagttGAGATGTAGCCTcaacaggacagagcagagggggaggataacctctctcaacctattaACCACaacccttctaatacaccccagaatggcattggccttcttggccacaagagcacattgcacATTGAAACTTCATTTCACATTGCATTCCCACATGCCTTCCTCCTGAAGAGCCAAGCAGCACCTCAAACATCTGCAGGTCAGTTGCAATCATTAATTTGTGTGGTGATCTGAAGTGTAAGCTCCAGAAGCACCTTGCAGAATTTCtgaacttcctttttttttttttctaacttttttttttcagctggagTATTATGCCCCTTGctcacagaaatatttattcaaTCATACAGACCAGCTGCTTATGTTTTTAATGGCATTGTAGGCTGGATCCTACTCTTCATCCTTGGATTTGTGTTCCCCTTCATTGTGGTAAGCAAGTAGGTTGTTTGGTTTCAGTTCAGAGGGGATCAGAGCATGGTTCTGGAGCCCAGAGCGTGGTTCTCTTTTTCAACACTTCATGCAAAGGACAGAGGCCAAACTAACTGCACTTTTGATGGCCTCTTTACTCCAGtgaaagcacagcaaacccTCAAAGTGCTGCTAACTCTGCGCTCAGCTGGAGCGTGACTGTGGCAAACAGAAGCGGTGACAGAGGCACCAACACTGTCAGATGTGATTTGGATGTCATGAGGggctcccttctttcccctccctgtcctgtaTGTGCATCTCCTTCGGGGTTAATGTAGGAAATGGGCAGTCCCAGAGATGTGACAGAGCACTAGTAGGTGGCAGGAAACTAAAGCCCTTGCAGTTTTGCACTGTGAGGAGGGACAGAGCTAATGTGCTATGTCCTTTCCCCAGCCTAGCACTGAGAAGGATGGAGCAGAAAGAAAGAGTAAACTGAAGCTCAGCCTTTCTCTGACTTGTCAGGCAAAGACTTTCAATGTCTGCTTAGCACATGACCTGCCTCCTTTAAAACAGGAGAGTTAACTCACCTCACCATGGTGGCAGCAAACATCTGCTGGGTCCCTGACCAAGCTTTTTTAGCAACTACAAACCCAGAAAGGCCATAccataagaaaaaaagaaacactccATGTATATAAAGAccttttgtctctttcttttgCTATAGGAAGGCCTTGGCAGTTTCTGTTTCATCATTTTCCTGACATACTGCCTGTGCATGGCTATCTTTGTCTTCCTGGTGCTGCCAGAGACCAAGGGAAAGACCATGCTGCAGGTCATGGAGGAGTTCAACCATCTGAACTACCGCGGGAAGAAGCGACAAACAGCCCTACCACAGAGGAACTGCTCAATGATGGTGGTTACTAGGCTTTAATAACAAACTCTTCACTCCACATCCTGATCTTTTGTTACTGTAGTGCCCGGAAGCCTTATCAAGCAAGAGAGAATCCATTATTCCACAAACAGCACAAATGTGTGTTCAAAAAAATACTCATCTACAGTGCAGGGTGCAAGATGCACTTGGtggtgctctccagctgctgaagtAAGCCTTTGCAGAAAAAACCAGAAAGAGTTAAACATAATGTCTAAAGAAATCAGATCTCTGTCAGACCCTGCAAATTAGTAGCTGAAAACTGAAACCAAAGGAGCTGCTCTTTCCCTTAGCAAACCCAGGCCTTCAAAGTTACCTGAGGAAGTGAGTGTGGGAGATTCAGATGGCCAGCACGCTTGTGAGACTGAGAGAGCAGAAGACAGAGCTTTGCGTGGAAGTTAGCTGTTCCTGCTGACaagtcagtgctgctgagctttCCCAAAGAAGGAGTTTCAGTCCAGATGAGGAGTCCATCTCTTTAATCCAGTGGAAGAAGATACCTTGCTATCAGCAGACAGAACTGGTATGCTTCTCTCTGGTATCCTTCTCTCACAAACAAACTTGAGAGAATGTACAGGGTATAGGGGCAAGTAGGGCTTTCTTGAGAAGCTGATGACCACAGTTGTCTCTCACAGAGCCTCCTGCAGTCTCTTGTTGTTgcttgttggtttgctttggtttgggtttttgtgtttgaGAGACAAGTCATTGCTACATCAGGAGAAAAAAGGTGTGAAGGAGTGAAGAGGTCCTGGTGTAAAGAAGACACTATGCTAGAGAACTACCCAAGTTTCCTATCACCTCAAGCCAAAATTCTTGCTTGGTCATCGGCTACATTGCCTGGATTTGGGAGATTCTTCCACTGGGATAAGCAGGGATAtgtcaaaacagaaagaaggctggagtgaagaaagcagagctgcaggaagtcATGAGGGAGCTAATCTACAGAGAAGGGGAAGTGCTCCTTTTTCAGTAGCAAAGCCCACACTGtgtgtctgcagcctgcagttATTTACAGCAGGGAGAATGAGTGCTGGGTTTCAGTGGGACTGAGTTCTCAAGAGTAACTggtacacacacaaaaaagactgGTTCCTTCCCTGGAGAAGCCAATCTGAATGTCTGCCTCTTTGCTTCTCTATCCGGGTCTCTGAATACTCCCATTTTTGTTGCAAAACCTGGTAGGAATGGCTTCACTCTTTGTACTCATTGCTACATGACATGTCATGCTCTggcttttcttcctgctttgcaCTTTGCTGATAAGGAAATAACAAAAAGCAGTCGCTGGATTGGGTTTTCATTGGTGAAAGGAGTCAGGGACAGAGGAGAACCTGTCTTCTGGGACTGTGGTGTTGGGGCAATGGGATGTTGTGTCTGGCTTGTTCTGGAAAGGAGATCTTTACTACCAAGTGCTGCAGATGCTGCACAATAAAATTTGCAAACTGAGCAGAACCTTGAGTGAGAGTTTcttccacagctcctgctcttttAGCTTCACTCCATCCTCTAACAATGCTTGTTAGCAGTGCCAAGAGCTAATACCAAGAGCAGTGGTCTTTCCCAGCACAACCATCCTTCCTATGGCAATcctattaccaaaaaaaaaagtttatagTTTCAAGGCTGGAGGTCATAGGTTGCACAATACCACAGTCAGAACCAATATATACTCCTTTTCCATGTCAAAtatgcaagggaaaaaaacaacaagaagaaatatTTGAAGTATTTAGGTAAGATCT harbors:
- the LOC104309520 gene encoding solute carrier family 2, facilitated glucose transporter member 11 codes for the protein MSYNLLLLVVVLGIGGASQYGLQISIINSPAEYIKNFIRETWLQRYGSSPREDVITLMWSFVVSIYSIGGLLGSLFAGYLSVRFGRKKAMLFANIPALLSAALMGLSRLCGSFEMIIAGRLFSGVCGGLGLNIHLMYAGECAPQKLRGLTAITASTAIAIGKLAGFALGLKEVLGVDDLWPVLMATNAIPALIQLLTLPFFPDSPRYLLIDKKDKEACLKAVKQLWGNGDHKAEIDDMVAEQEAICGEEAKSVCDLIRDRSVRWQLITLFLVSSCMQLIGANMVYFYAYNIFIKAGIPPDQTHYVSLGVGITEILTTVLCGFLIERAGRKTLLWRSYTVMALVLGLLTTTLSLQDSFSWVPYCSAALIFIFIMCFGVGPAGVLCPLLTEIFIQSYRPAAYVFNGIVGWILLFILGFVFPFIVEGLGSFCFIIFLTYCLCMAIFVFLVLPETKGKTMLQVMEEFNHLNYRGKKRQTALPQRNCSMMVVTRL